GGCAATTATATCTTTTGTTTTAGCTTGGTATGATGGGGACGAAGGTGGTGAGATGGGGATCACTGCGTTTGTTGAACCGTTGGTGATTTTCTTGATCTTGATTGTCAATGCGATTGTGGGTATTTGGCAAGAGAGTAATGCGGAGAAAGCGCTAGAGGCTTTGAAAGAAATTCAGTCTGAGCATGCTACGGTTATAAGAGATGGTAAGAAGTTATCAAATTTACCAGCTAAGGAGCTTGTTCCGGGTGATATTGTGGAGCTGAGAGTGGGTGATAAGGTCCCTGCGGATATGAGAGTTTTGAGCTTGATTAGCTCCACAGTTAGGTTTGAACAAGGGTCTTTGACAGGAGAAAGTGAAGCTGTTAATAAGACTGCTAAGGCTGTTGCTGAAAATACTGATATTCAAGGCAAGAAATGTATGGTTTTTGCCGGGACAACAGTGGTTAATGGCAACTGTATATGCCTGGTTACAGATACAGGGATGAACACAGAGATAGGAAAGGTGCATTCGCAGATTCATGAGGCTTCACAGCATGAGGAGGATACTCCTTTGAAGAAGAAACTAAATGAATTTGGAGAGCTTCTAACTTTGATTATTGGAGTCATTTGTGCGTTGGTGTGGCTAATTAATGTGAAATACTTCCTTTCTTGGGAGTATGTTGACGGTTGGCCTAGGAATTTTAAGTTCTCTTTTGAGAAATGCACTTACTACTTTGAGATTGCTGTGGCATTGGCAGTGGCTGCTATACCAGAAGGGCTGCCTGCAGTCATTACTACATGTTTGGCCCTCGGAACTCGAAAGATGGCTCAAAAGAATGCACTTGTCAGAAAGTTGCCTAGTGTTGAGACTCTTGGCTGTACAACAGTGATCTGTTCTGATAAAACGGGTACTTTAACTACCAATCAGATGGCTGTATCAAAAGTTGTGGCTATGGGTTCTAGGATTGGAACTCTTCGATCTTTCAATGTGGAAGGGATTTCATACAATCCTTCTGATGGGAAAATAGAAGATTGGCCCGTGGGTAGAATGGACTCTAATCTTCAAATGATTGCAAAGATTGCTGCTATCTGCAATGATGCAGATGTTGAGCAATCTGGGCAACATTATATTGCTACTGGAATGCCTACTGAGGCTGCCTTGAAGGTGAAGTGATCGTCTGATTATTTTCTTTCCATTACTTCATGCCAAAACAAGTTAACTTGAGCATTGAGAAAGTCAAACTCTTTTGCATCTTAGTCTAGGTCTTGTTGATATCTGCACTACTACTTGATTAggcttattttcttttaaaattaggtGTGTACGCATTAAGCATCTATACTTTTGGTCCAAGAAATGAATTACTAGAGAAATCATTGGGTAATAAATACCTCATCGGTTGCTTCTATTTGCTGTACCAGGTTCTTGTTGAAAAAATGGGTTTTCCAGGTGGACTTGAATCATCATCAGGTCATGAAGATGTTCTACGTATGTGACTGAAATCCTAcatcttattattttgtttctttatatATCAAAGATCCTGACTTCCACTCATTTTTCCCTTCACCCTCATGACATTTAAGGTTGTTGTCAACTATGGAATAAAATGGAGCAGCGCATTGCAACTCTTGAATTTGACCGAGATCGGAAATCCATGGGAGTTATTGTCAATTCCAGCTCAGGCAAAAAAGCACTGTTAGTGAAGGTATTgactctttttttctctctctctctctctctctccgcGTATATCCCTATGTGTCTTTTACATATATTCAGCCAAATTAAGGTGCCGCCGGTCTTGCTTTGGCTGCACAAGAATTTGTACAGAAGTGTTGGCTATAAATACAAAAACCGATATAAATGCTTCAAAACAGCCTTGATTTGTATTTTCTTCCGCAGACTGCAGTTGCACTGCCCAATAACATCAACcaaaattctctttttctctacGAGTAGCGAACTTTCCTAACAAAATCTGATGGATGTTGGGGCTCCTACTTCTTAGTGGGCATTTTCCTGCAATTATGAGGACGGTGCATGGGcttttattttatagtatatctTTGTGTCATTGCGTGTACTTGCATGTGCTACCACTTGGTTCGTTCTATGACATTTATAGAAAGTTTTTTCCCCCCTTAAAGTCAGACCCATTAGTGTATGTTTCTCTTACAAGATAGTTACTGAAATATATTGTTTAAAACTTTTTCATTGATTTGGTTCTCCATGTTTCTTTGtattcttttttaatatttcccAAATGATTTTCTTATGCTGTTTGGTCTTCCAATTGGAGGTTTGACACAGATGACTAACTAGTACTGTGAAGCTTTCTCTCATTGTTTTGTGCTTCTCTTGGCTGACTTAATTATCGGGGGCATGTATGTGGCAGGGTGCAGTGGAGAACTTATTGGAGAGAAGTTCATACATTCAGTTGCTTGATGGCTCAGTTGCTGAACTGGATCAATATTCAAAAGATCTTATTTTACAAAGCCTTCATGACATGTCAACAAGCGCTCTACGTTGTCTAGGGTTTGCTTACAAAGCAGAAGTTCCAAAGTTTGAAACTTATAATGGTGAAGAAGACCACCCTGCACATGAACTCTTGTTAAACCTATCCAAGTATTCTACTATTGAGAGTGAACTCATATTTGTTGGCTTAGTTGGGTTAAGGGTACGTTGTAACAGTATTGTTTACTCCGTTCTCTTTTCTTTTGGGATTATTCTACTCTTGTTtcttaaaattggaaaatttctGCTGTTGAAATGGTTCTTATTCTTACTTTTAAATCTTAAAGGATCCTCCTCGGAAAGAGGTTCGCCAAGCAATTGAGGACTGCAAAGCAGCTGGAATCCGTGTTATGGTTATTACAGGAGACAACAAGAATACAGCAGAAGCTATTTGTCGTGAAATAGGTGTATTTGGACCATATGATGATATCAGCTCTAGGAGCTTGACAGGGAAAGAATTCATGGAACATCCTGATCAAAGGAATCACCTAAGGCAAGATTGTGGTTTGTTATTCTCCAGGGCTGAACCAAGGCATAAACAAGAAATAGTGAGGTTGCTTAAAGCAGATGGGGAAGTAGTTGCCATGACAGGAGATGGAGTGAATGATGCACCCGCCTTGAAGCTGGCTGATATTGGCATAGCAATGGGGATTTCTGGGACAGAGGTATATACATGTTTTTATAGTGCAGCTTTTGGAAAGCcctgaaaatttatttttataagttgaACTTTACAATTTACTGCATAAATGTGGATGGATGTGTATTTAGACCAGAGTTTGAAATCACTGCTTGAATGAGCATCTGTTGTTGCTGATGCACTTCACTTAGCTGTTTTGAGAGTTTTTGTAAGCCAGTCTTTGGATTTCAGCCTAAGTAAAACTGTTATTTGTCTTTGACCACAGCGTTGAGATGTCAGACACTACTCCATTTTAATAGACTCTTCTACTCTAGATCACACATTACTGCATTCTTTGCTTAGGCTGCATATTTAATGTTGGGAGATCTAATTTTTCTCATTCCA
This region of Mercurialis annua linkage group LG1-X, ddMerAnnu1.2, whole genome shotgun sequence genomic DNA includes:
- the LOC126679443 gene encoding calcium-transporting ATPase 1, endoplasmic reticulum-type-like, encoding MGKGGEDYGKAEKIGVEERDRDKFPAWSKGVLECEEHYRVNHEVGLSSEEVEKRRQIHGLNELEKHEGTSIFKLILEQFNDTLVRILLAAAIISFVLAWYDGDEGGEMGITAFVEPLVIFLILIVNAIVGIWQESNAEKALEALKEIQSEHATVIRDGKKLSNLPAKELVPGDIVELRVGDKVPADMRVLSLISSTVRFEQGSLTGESEAVNKTAKAVAENTDIQGKKCMVFAGTTVVNGNCICLVTDTGMNTEIGKVHSQIHEASQHEEDTPLKKKLNEFGELLTLIIGVICALVWLINVKYFLSWEYVDGWPRNFKFSFEKCTYYFEIAVALAVAAIPEGLPAVITTCLALGTRKMAQKNALVRKLPSVETLGCTTVICSDKTGTLTTNQMAVSKVVAMGSRIGTLRSFNVEGISYNPSDGKIEDWPVGRMDSNLQMIAKIAAICNDADVEQSGQHYIATGMPTEAALKVLVEKMGFPGGLESSSGHEDVLRCCQLWNKMEQRIATLEFDRDRKSMGVIVNSSSGKKALLVKGAVENLLERSSYIQLLDGSVAELDQYSKDLILQSLHDMSTSALRCLGFAYKAEVPKFETYNGEEDHPAHELLLNLSKYSTIESELIFVGLVGLRDPPRKEVRQAIEDCKAAGIRVMVITGDNKNTAEAICREIGVFGPYDDISSRSLTGKEFMEHPDQRNHLRQDCGLLFSRAEPRHKQEIVRLLKADGEVVAMTGDGVNDAPALKLADIGIAMGISGTEVAKEASDMVLADDNFSTIVAAVGEGRSIYNNMKAFIRYMISSNIGEVASIFLTAALGIPEGMIPVQLLWVNLVTDGPPATALGFNPADKDIMEKPPRKSDDSLITPWILIRYLVIGSYVGLATVGVFIIWYTRHTFMFIDLSRDGHSVVTYSQLANWAQCGNWQNFSVSPFTAGSQVFNFDDNPCEYFRSGKIKASTLSLSVLVAIEMFNSLNALSEDGSLLTMPPWVNPWLLLAMFISFGLHFLILYVPFLAQIFGIVPLSVNEWLLVLAVALPVILIDEVLKFVGRCTSGMRRNIGSSRHSKHKTE